Proteins found in one Nostoc sp. NIES-3756 genomic segment:
- a CDS encoding AtzE family amidohydrolase, producing the protein MNDAVSIAKAIREGEVTAVEVTQATLARIAAQDGELNCFTAVTREAALADAASIDREIVAGNNPGLLAGVPFAVKNLFDVAGLTTLAGAKINVENPPATQDATAVAKLKQAGAVLVGTLNMDEYAYGFVTENSHYGATRNPHDLKRVAGGSSGGSAAAVAAGLVPFTLGSDTNGSIRVPAALCGVYGFKPTYGRLSRAGVALFSSSFDHIGPFARSVEDIATIFDILQGEDDRDPICTQRPANPTLPQLNQDISHIRIAIADDYFQKGATPEALAAVQQVADALNVTNYVNLPEAHRARAAAFVITASEGANLHLDNLKTRPQDFDPATRDRFLAGALIPNNWYIQAQRFRRWYRDRIREVFQNVDIILAPTTPISAPLIGQQTMVLDGEEILVRPHLGLFTQPLSFIGLPVLSVPIQRTKALPLGVQLIAAPYNEALILQVAAVLERVLSDK; encoded by the coding sequence ATGAATGATGCTGTGTCTATCGCTAAGGCTATACGTGAAGGTGAAGTTACCGCCGTGGAGGTGACACAAGCAACTTTAGCGCGGATAGCAGCACAGGATGGGGAACTCAACTGTTTTACGGCTGTAACTAGGGAAGCGGCTTTAGCTGATGCAGCAAGTATCGATAGGGAAATAGTCGCAGGTAATAATCCTGGTTTACTCGCAGGTGTGCCTTTTGCTGTAAAAAACTTATTTGATGTTGCTGGTTTAACAACTCTGGCGGGTGCAAAAATTAATGTGGAAAATCCCCCAGCTACTCAAGATGCAACAGCCGTAGCGAAACTTAAACAAGCTGGTGCAGTTTTGGTAGGAACTCTCAATATGGATGAGTACGCCTATGGATTTGTCACAGAAAATTCTCATTACGGTGCTACTCGTAACCCCCACGATTTAAAGCGTGTAGCTGGGGGTTCCTCTGGTGGTTCGGCTGCGGCTGTGGCGGCTGGGTTAGTTCCTTTCACGCTGGGTTCTGACACTAACGGTTCTATTCGTGTCCCGGCGGCGTTGTGTGGTGTATATGGTTTTAAGCCAACTTACGGACGTTTATCCCGTGCTGGAGTGGCTTTATTTTCTAGTAGTTTTGACCATATCGGCCCTTTTGCGCGGTCGGTTGAGGATATTGCCACGATATTTGATATTCTGCAAGGAGAAGACGATCGCGATCCTATCTGCACTCAACGACCTGCAAATCCAACTCTACCCCAACTAAATCAAGATATTTCTCACATTAGAATTGCCATTGCCGATGATTATTTCCAAAAAGGTGCAACACCAGAAGCATTAGCAGCAGTACAGCAAGTAGCCGATGCTTTAAATGTAACTAATTACGTTAATTTACCAGAAGCTCACCGCGCCAGAGCCGCCGCATTTGTAATTACAGCCAGCGAAGGGGCAAACTTACATTTAGATAATCTAAAAACTCGTCCTCAAGATTTTGACCCAGCAACACGCGATCGCTTTTTAGCAGGGGCATTAATTCCCAATAACTGGTATATACAAGCACAACGCTTTCGCCGATGGTATCGCGATCGCATTCGTGAAGTATTTCAAAATGTTGATATAATTTTAGCCCCTACAACCCCCATCTCAGCCCCATTAATTGGACAGCAGACAATGGTTTTAGACGGAGAGGAAATCCTCGTCCGTCCACATCTGGGATTATTCACCCAACCCTTATCCTTTATCGGCTTACCTGTATTATCAGTACCAATCCAACGCACTAAAGCTTTACCATTAGGAGTTCAATTAATCGCTGCACCCTATAATGAAGCCTTGATTTTACAGGTTGCGGCTGTGTTGGAAAGAGTGCTGAGTGATAAGTGA
- a CDS encoding DUF4089 domain-containing protein → MEVPLGVYVEQAALLLDLPIKDEYRDGVVANFERIKAIAQLVNSFPLPEEIQPAPIFEP, encoded by the coding sequence ATGGAAGTTCCATTGGGTGTATATGTTGAACAGGCGGCTTTATTATTGGATTTGCCGATAAAAGATGAGTATCGGGATGGGGTAGTGGCAAATTTTGAGAGAATTAAAGCGATCGCTCAACTTGTGAACTCATTTCCTTTACCAGAAGAAATCCAACCCGCACCTATCTTTGAACCATGA
- a CDS encoding MBL fold metallo-hydrolase has product MYLTWFDNNSWLLEISNQKILIDPWLVDVLTFGNLDWFFKGSRIQERPIPENINLILLSQGLEDHTHQPTLKQLNRNIPVVASPNAAKVVQGLGYTSITSLAHGESFTLNNLIEIKAFPGSLVGPTLVENSYFLKELETGFTLYYEPHGNHSPQLKQLAPVDVIITPIIDVVLPLVGSIIKGSSSALEVAKWLEPQVMLPSANAKETTYEGLLSKILKTEGNIADFRLLLEKHNLPTQVLDPNPGDRVELQLKKRILAN; this is encoded by the coding sequence ATGTACTTAACTTGGTTTGACAACAACAGCTGGCTGCTAGAAATCAGCAACCAGAAAATACTTATAGACCCTTGGCTGGTTGATGTATTAACTTTCGGCAATTTAGACTGGTTTTTTAAAGGTTCCCGTATTCAAGAGCGTCCCATACCAGAGAATATTAACTTAATTCTGTTATCCCAAGGTTTAGAAGATCATACTCACCAGCCAACACTCAAACAACTTAACCGTAATATTCCCGTGGTGGCTTCTCCCAATGCGGCGAAAGTAGTGCAAGGTTTAGGTTACACTTCTATTACCAGTTTGGCTCATGGTGAAAGTTTTACTTTAAATAACCTTATAGAAATTAAAGCTTTCCCTGGTTCTCTAGTAGGGCCTACTCTTGTCGAGAATAGTTATTTTCTTAAAGAATTAGAGACTGGTTTCACACTTTACTACGAACCCCACGGAAATCATTCTCCACAGTTAAAACAACTAGCACCAGTCGATGTCATCATTACGCCGATTATTGATGTGGTACTACCTCTTGTCGGCAGCATTATTAAAGGTAGCAGCAGCGCCTTGGAGGTAGCCAAATGGTTGGAACCACAAGTTATGCTTCCTTCAGCCAATGCCAAAGAAACAACCTATGAAGGTCTATTGAGCAAAATCCTTAAAACCGAGGGCAACATTGCAGACTTCCGTTTATTACTAGAAAAACATAACTTGCCTACACAGGTTTTAGATCCAAATCCAGGCGATCGCGTGGAATTACAATTGAAAAAGCGTATATTGGCAAATTAG
- a CDS encoding energy transducer TonB, which translates to MTFSGYNVEQRSKEVKALKTVLTYSLIGSMTLHVGVLASGIGNFFARVAQDQEEPIEIAIVDPVTAEVEKPPEEVVEESKTDSSAGGGGGGGGGGGGGSSSEIAIAPQPKITNQSRPVPQVVENFKTPPVQQQPQKTTVPIEKAEPVNKLSQEIATEPQAPTKSAIVNPSTNQSSNNLRELLSGLRNSQSTQANVGSGNGSSLALGSGNGIGNGTGNGIGNGIGNGTGNGIGNGTGNGIGNGTGNGIGNGTGNGTGNGNGSENRSTVATAPTPPKIKNPGNGRAACRECNARYPDAARKRGIEGRVEVAVDTDADGNVTNVRVARSSGNRELDEETLRQARNWKLKPAQGGRQGVAIATEFALQGSRRYRQVQEQKKRREAEARNQQTAATNTDAPEGTRRRRRLITTTDANIPAQTSTETRVRRTRESTAETPRQPSTNTNTTSSVTRTSTTRETLRRLRRERTTDNSAQQTSQNTNRRRRRENGTSGSQNKLRATLRNLRQPTQSQTATPPVNTAPATQE; encoded by the coding sequence ATGACATTTTCCGGCTATAATGTCGAGCAGCGTTCTAAAGAAGTTAAGGCTCTCAAAACTGTTTTGACTTACAGTTTGATTGGCTCAATGACTCTACACGTTGGTGTGCTGGCTTCAGGTATCGGTAATTTTTTCGCAAGAGTGGCGCAAGATCAAGAAGAACCGATAGAAATAGCGATCGTTGATCCTGTAACTGCGGAAGTAGAAAAACCACCCGAAGAGGTTGTAGAAGAATCGAAAACAGATAGTAGCGCCGGAGGTGGTGGCGGTGGCGGTGGTGGTGGCGGCGGCGGCTCTAGTAGTGAAATTGCCATTGCACCACAGCCAAAAATTACTAACCAGTCACGTCCAGTTCCACAGGTCGTAGAAAACTTCAAAACGCCTCCAGTTCAACAACAGCCGCAAAAAACTACAGTCCCCATTGAGAAAGCAGAACCAGTTAACAAGCTTTCACAGGAAATTGCTACCGAACCACAAGCACCTACAAAGTCAGCAATTGTTAATCCCTCTACTAATCAAAGTAGTAATAACTTAAGAGAATTATTAAGTGGACTGAGAAATTCTCAAAGCACTCAAGCGAATGTGGGTAGTGGAAATGGTTCTAGTTTGGCTTTAGGCTCTGGTAACGGCATTGGTAACGGTACAGGTAATGGGATTGGCAACGGCATTGGTAACGGCACAGGTAATGGGATTGGCAACGGTACTGGCAACGGTATAGGTAACGGAACTGGCAACGGTATAGGTAATGGTACAGGTAACGGAACTGGCAATGGCAACGGGTCAGAAAACCGTTCAACAGTCGCAACTGCTCCAACACCTCCAAAAATTAAGAATCCCGGAAACGGACGTGCTGCTTGCCGCGAGTGTAATGCTAGGTATCCAGATGCCGCGAGAAAGCGAGGTATTGAAGGTAGAGTAGAAGTAGCTGTTGATACTGATGCTGACGGTAACGTTACTAATGTTAGGGTTGCCCGTTCTAGTGGTAATAGAGAACTAGACGAAGAAACCTTAAGACAAGCACGTAATTGGAAACTAAAACCTGCACAGGGTGGTAGACAAGGGGTTGCGATCGCCACTGAATTTGCTTTACAAGGTTCAAGAAGATATCGCCAAGTCCAAGAACAGAAAAAACGCAGAGAAGCCGAAGCCAGAAATCAACAGACAGCAGCAACTAATACAGATGCTCCCGAAGGAACGCGCAGACGTAGACGGTTGATAACTACCACTGATGCAAATATTCCTGCTCAAACCTCCACTGAAACCAGAGTCAGACGCACAAGAGAATCTACAGCAGAGACACCTCGTCAACCATCGACAAATACAAACACAACCTCATCAGTAACTAGAACCAGCACTACTAGAGAAACCTTGCGTCGCCTTCGTCGGGAACGAACAACTGATAATTCTGCACAACAAACATCACAAAATACAAATCGACGACGACGCAGAGAAAACGGAACATCTGGTAGTCAAAACAAGCTAAGAGCAACTTTGCGGAATTTACGTCAACCTACTCAATCACAAACAGCAACACCGCCAGTAAATACTGCTCCTGCAACTCAAGAATAA
- a CDS encoding S-layer homology domain-containing protein, translated as MFNVNRWQSGAAALMALSVTAGTVAPFLVASPSFAQTTFSDVSSNYWAAQFIQQLSQRGIIAGFPDGSFRPEEPVTRAQFAAMVNKAFQKAPQRQAIRFVDVPGNYWASSAIQQAYSIGFLSGYPGNRFEPNQAIPRQQVLVSLANGLEYAPSSNVESTLQYFNDANNVAGYARSPIAAATEQKIVVNYPNVNFLNPTQTATRAQVAAFIYQALVSSNQASAITSPYIVAAQPTTPRTPTAITIPQGTVIPVKYDKAEKILVTKDETAPLTLTVDQNVVTQEGTVVIPAGSQVIGQLKPAQGGSQFVAQRLVLTTGQEYQLNASSEVINKTETVKKGTSTGAIIRNTVLGAGAAAAVSAVTGDRAIATEEVLGGAAIGGLIGLFFGRNSVDLIAIDPNTDLQMTINENLLVSLK; from the coding sequence ATGTTTAATGTAAACCGTTGGCAATCTGGCGCTGCTGCACTCATGGCTTTAAGCGTTACAGCAGGAACTGTAGCACCTTTTTTAGTAGCTTCTCCATCTTTTGCACAAACTACTTTTTCTGATGTTTCATCTAACTATTGGGCTGCACAGTTTATTCAACAATTGTCACAACGAGGCATAATTGCAGGTTTTCCTGATGGTTCATTCCGTCCAGAAGAACCAGTAACTCGCGCTCAATTTGCTGCAATGGTCAATAAGGCTTTCCAGAAAGCACCACAAAGGCAAGCAATCAGATTCGTTGATGTACCGGGTAACTATTGGGCATCTAGTGCTATTCAACAAGCCTATAGCATTGGATTCTTATCAGGATACCCTGGCAACCGCTTTGAGCCTAATCAAGCTATTCCCCGTCAGCAGGTTTTGGTTTCCCTCGCTAATGGTTTAGAATATGCACCCAGTAGTAATGTTGAAAGCACTCTACAATACTTTAATGATGCAAATAATGTTGCTGGCTATGCGCGTAGTCCTATCGCCGCAGCCACAGAGCAAAAAATTGTGGTGAATTATCCCAACGTCAATTTTTTAAATCCCACACAAACAGCCACAAGAGCGCAAGTAGCAGCTTTTATTTATCAAGCATTAGTCAGTTCTAATCAAGCCTCTGCCATTACTTCACCCTATATTGTCGCTGCTCAACCCACCACCCCTAGAACACCGACAGCTATCACTATTCCCCAAGGAACTGTGATTCCAGTCAAGTATGATAAGGCTGAGAAAATCCTCGTAACTAAGGATGAAACAGCACCTTTGACACTCACAGTAGACCAAAATGTAGTCACCCAAGAGGGTACTGTAGTAATTCCGGCTGGTAGTCAGGTAATTGGTCAACTGAAACCAGCTCAAGGTGGTTCACAATTTGTAGCTCAAAGACTAGTTCTAACTACAGGTCAAGAGTATCAACTCAATGCTAGTTCTGAAGTAATTAACAAAACAGAAACAGTCAAAAAGGGTACTAGCACTGGTGCAATTATTAGAAATACCGTTTTAGGTGCGGGTGCGGCGGCGGCGGTTTCTGCTGTGACAGGCGATCGCGCGATCGCTACTGAAGAAGTTTTAGGTGGCGCAGCTATAGGCGGGTTAATTGGCTTGTTCTTCGGCAGAAATAGTGTGGACTTAATCGCCATCGACCCTAACACCGATTTACAAATGACCATCAACGAAAATCTGTTGGTGTCGTTGAAATAG
- the patD gene encoding heterocyst frequency control protein PatD: MSLNLEKYQSLVILLDELRQGIITQIDVLEVRQRLAALKQLFGQEIAPIAEDDWRIQSYKTEISKQLRLLEVDVMFLQGARQPATAQTRLNVIGDRLNTLIQYCDAILQQSTQE; encoded by the coding sequence ATGTCTTTAAATCTTGAAAAATATCAGAGTCTAGTAATATTACTAGATGAATTGCGTCAGGGGATCATCACACAAATTGATGTTTTGGAAGTGCGTCAGCGCCTAGCTGCGTTAAAGCAATTGTTTGGGCAGGAAATTGCACCTATAGCTGAGGATGATTGGCGTATCCAGTCTTATAAGACGGAAATTAGCAAACAATTACGTCTTTTAGAGGTAGATGTTATGTTTCTGCAAGGAGCGCGACAACCTGCAACTGCACAAACAAGACTAAATGTAATTGGCGATCGCCTTAATACTTTAATTCAATATTGTGATGCCATACTGCAACAAAGTACACAGGAATAG
- a CDS encoding RelA/SpoT family protein: MSSIAISSPTDLSLPEWLKKCLRDSSTYGSKAEDDRISSDNTLICRAFDFAYQLHQGQYRKSGELYISHPIAVAGLLRDLGGSPAMIAAGFLHDVVEDTDVTIEEIEERFGPEVRQLVEGVTKLSKINFTSKKESQAENFRRMFLAMAQDIRVIVVKLADRLHNMRTLQYMSEDSRRRSAQETRDIFAPLANRLGIWRIKWELEDLAFKNLEPEAFRQIQKYVSEKRDAREEKLAKATAILRDRLQQAGIRCLDISGRPKHLYSIYQKMQRQQKEFSEIYDLAALRIIVETNEECYRALAVVHDAFRPIPGRFKDYIGLPKPNRYQSLHTGVIGLTGRPLEVQIRTIEMHRIAEYGIAAHWKYKETGGSNSQLTTSDEKFTWLRQLLEWQSDLKDAQEYLDSVKDNLFEDDVYVFTPKGDVIPLSPGSTTVDFAYHIHTEVGNHCSGARVNGRMVPLSSRLQNGDIVEIITQKNSHPSLDWLNFVRTSAAKYRIKQWYKRSRREENVARGRELLEKELGKTGLDSLLKSEAMQTVSEKCNYHSCEDLLAGLGYGEITLNLALNRWREVVKSQQPVVDAPIILPKESSTTKTPTPITRATDSPIVGVEGLVYHLAGCCTPIPGEPIIGVVTRGRGISIHRQGCNNLENVECDRLVPVSWNPGAENRGRPQTYPVNIQIEALDRVGVLKDILSRLSDQGINVRYAQVKTAVNQPALMDLGIDIRDRPQLEQVFIQIKKMSDILNIRRVGQIDE, encoded by the coding sequence ATGAGCAGCATCGCTATTAGTTCCCCAACCGATCTTAGCCTTCCAGAATGGCTGAAGAAATGTTTGCGGGATTCATCAACTTACGGCAGCAAAGCGGAAGATGACCGAATATCTAGTGATAACACTTTAATCTGTCGGGCATTTGATTTTGCTTACCAACTTCATCAGGGACAATATCGCAAATCTGGAGAACTATACATTAGTCATCCCATCGCTGTAGCTGGGCTACTGCGCGATTTAGGGGGCAGTCCTGCTATGATAGCAGCTGGATTTCTTCATGATGTAGTCGAGGATACAGATGTCACAATTGAAGAAATAGAAGAGCGTTTCGGCCCGGAAGTTAGGCAATTAGTCGAGGGTGTAACTAAGCTTTCCAAAATTAACTTTACCAGCAAAAAAGAAAGTCAGGCCGAAAACTTCCGGCGGATGTTTTTGGCGATGGCCCAAGATATCCGGGTAATTGTGGTGAAGTTGGCAGACCGTTTGCATAATATGCGAACTCTGCAATATATGTCAGAAGATAGCCGTCGTCGTTCAGCCCAGGAAACACGAGATATCTTTGCACCTTTAGCAAATCGTTTGGGTATCTGGCGAATTAAGTGGGAATTAGAAGATTTAGCGTTTAAGAATTTAGAACCGGAAGCGTTTCGACAGATTCAAAAATATGTATCGGAAAAGCGGGACGCAAGAGAAGAGAAATTAGCCAAAGCTACAGCAATTTTACGCGATCGCCTCCAGCAAGCCGGCATTCGATGTTTAGATATTAGTGGTCGTCCTAAGCATCTCTACAGTATTTACCAAAAGATGCAGCGACAGCAAAAAGAATTTAGTGAAATTTATGATTTAGCAGCGCTACGAATTATTGTTGAGACAAATGAGGAATGTTATCGGGCTTTAGCAGTGGTACATGATGCTTTCCGCCCCATTCCTGGTAGATTTAAAGATTACATCGGTCTACCTAAACCTAACCGTTATCAGTCACTACATACAGGCGTTATCGGTTTAACTGGTCGTCCTTTAGAAGTGCAAATTCGCACAATAGAAATGCACAGGATTGCTGAATACGGGATTGCTGCTCATTGGAAATATAAGGAAACAGGCGGTTCTAATAGTCAGTTAACCACATCCGATGAAAAGTTTACTTGGTTACGCCAATTATTGGAATGGCAAAGTGACCTGAAGGACGCGCAAGAATATTTAGACAGTGTTAAAGATAACTTATTTGAAGATGATGTTTATGTCTTCACTCCCAAAGGGGATGTGATTCCTTTAAGTCCTGGTTCTACTACTGTAGATTTTGCTTATCATATTCACACAGAAGTCGGCAACCACTGCTCAGGGGCGAGAGTAAATGGGCGGATGGTTCCCTTATCAAGCAGACTACAAAATGGTGATATTGTAGAAATTATTACCCAAAAGAATAGTCATCCTAGCTTAGATTGGCTCAACTTCGTTAGAACTTCAGCAGCGAAGTATCGCATAAAACAATGGTACAAGCGATCGCGGCGGGAAGAAAATGTGGCTCGTGGTCGGGAATTGTTAGAGAAAGAATTGGGTAAAACAGGTTTAGATAGTCTGTTGAAATCAGAAGCAATGCAGACTGTTTCCGAAAAGTGTAATTATCACAGTTGTGAAGATTTGCTTGCAGGTTTAGGTTACGGCGAAATCACCTTAAACCTAGCGTTAAATCGCTGGAGAGAAGTAGTGAAATCTCAACAGCCAGTAGTGGATGCGCCCATCATTCTACCAAAAGAGTCATCCACAACCAAAACACCTACACCTATCACCCGTGCCACAGATTCACCAATTGTAGGTGTAGAAGGGTTAGTTTATCACTTGGCTGGTTGTTGTACACCAATCCCTGGTGAACCCATTATTGGAGTAGTCACACGGGGTAGAGGAATTTCCATCCATCGCCAAGGGTGTAATAATTTAGAGAATGTAGAATGCGATCGCCTAGTCCCAGTTAGTTGGAACCCAGGCGCAGAAAATAGAGGTCGTCCGCAAACTTACCCAGTCAATATCCAAATTGAAGCCCTTGACCGTGTGGGAGTCTTAAAAGATATCTTATCCCGACTCAGCGACCAAGGAATTAATGTCCGTTATGCCCAAGTGAAAACAGCCGTTAACCAACCAGCATTAATGGACTTGGGTATAGATATACGCGATCGCCCACAACTAGAGCAAGTCTTCATCCAAATCAAAAAAATGAGCGACATCCTCAATATCCGCCGTGTCGGTCAAATTGATGAGTAA
- a CDS encoding RNA recognition motif domain-containing protein — protein sequence MSIRLYIGNLPKEEIDRQELQAVFAAEGDAVTTKLIKDRKTGKCRGFGFLTVNNDEQADQIIEKYNGQMFKETPIKLEKALPRTKGDEGDEQATPKPASASSGNPAPNTNKEGSRRDKGSKKSRRGGGHRETTTTTTNDSDAIRPDPRWASELEKLKQILAAQATN from the coding sequence ATGTCCATTCGCCTATACATAGGCAATTTGCCAAAAGAAGAAATAGATCGTCAAGAATTGCAAGCTGTTTTTGCCGCAGAAGGCGATGCTGTGACGACTAAACTCATCAAAGACCGTAAAACAGGTAAGTGCCGTGGTTTTGGGTTTTTGACAGTCAATAATGATGAACAAGCTGACCAAATTATCGAAAAATATAATGGTCAAATGTTCAAAGAAACACCTATTAAGTTAGAAAAAGCCTTACCTCGCACAAAAGGTGATGAAGGCGACGAGCAAGCAACCCCCAAACCGGCAAGTGCTTCTAGTGGTAATCCTGCTCCTAACACTAATAAAGAAGGTAGCCGTCGTGATAAAGGTTCTAAGAAGTCCCGGCGCGGCGGTGGTCATCGTGAAACTACGACGACTACAACTAATGATTCAGATGCTATTCGGCCTGATCCACGTTGGGCTTCTGAGTTAGAAAAGCTGAAGCAAATACTAGCAGCCCAAGCTACCAATTAA
- a CDS encoding M48 family metalloprotease, giving the protein MPSHTESALEAGLAALKQGNYQSAIAQLEPIATSQGNGNASLQAKVGLVMAYARCGELKKAIALCQTLTESQNPKVKDWANVALTHLTKKRKPSQKAQNNHQPAADNSQAATSQPHYSSTVPSVGLQNRYVGNNGLLNSSYTQPKEFGIYWRQAKRAKVWQPLKKPNLLPLRLLSAGTFMALFWVLREILKFVMASINITLVNLPYLEPIQLLYRDPTQLILAVLFIAIAISPWLLDWLLAYFYNQQEFSKDILPNYSRETPRVLHRYCQQKHWPSPQLRILPIAAPIAFTYGNLPRNARIVVSQGLLEQLADDEIATIYAAQLGQITNRDFVLMSLVMLITLPIYQLYRQIATWADKFAKGVFHWPFTVGSSLVYLLWCVLTGTAILYSRFRPYHSDRLAAEVTGNPNALIRALLKINIGIATDIKKEEQTSSLLESLNILLPVSYQQSISLGSIAGHLNFESMLMWDSVNPYRRWLTINNTHPLVGDRIRKLCLIAQHWHIDPEVHITSQQSLSEKTLQVTQQSFLLQIAPFLSIPVGCVFAGLIWLSWQTAFTLRFINLKWIYEDLSFVTGCLLICFSIGVIIRMNSFFPNIKPSSVQTDHQLPYLLTNPSSLPIDSIPVQFVGRLIGRPGMSNFLSQDLILQSSTGLVKLHHVSWLGQPINPQDLVGRQIIVTGWFRRGATPWIDIQSIQTQSGKTIHSPHPIWSTVLAVAAQAWGAYIFLVG; this is encoded by the coding sequence ATGCCTTCACATACTGAATCGGCTTTAGAGGCTGGTTTAGCTGCCCTCAAGCAGGGAAATTATCAATCAGCCATCGCTCAACTAGAACCCATAGCCACAAGTCAGGGTAACGGCAATGCTAGCCTACAAGCAAAGGTAGGTTTAGTCATGGCTTATGCACGTTGTGGCGAACTCAAAAAAGCGATCGCCCTGTGTCAAACCCTGACGGAAAGCCAAAACCCCAAGGTGAAAGATTGGGCGAATGTAGCGCTGACACATTTAACAAAAAAGCGAAAACCCAGTCAAAAAGCACAAAACAATCATCAGCCAGCCGCAGATAATTCTCAAGCAGCAACTAGCCAGCCACACTACTCATCCACTGTACCTTCTGTAGGCTTGCAAAATAGATATGTAGGTAACAATGGATTATTAAATTCCAGTTACACCCAACCAAAAGAATTTGGCATTTATTGGCGGCAAGCAAAACGCGCCAAAGTCTGGCAACCATTAAAAAAGCCCAACCTCTTACCATTACGGCTGTTATCAGCAGGCACATTCATGGCCTTGTTTTGGGTGCTGCGAGAAATCCTCAAGTTCGTCATGGCAAGCATTAACATCACTTTAGTTAATTTGCCATACTTAGAACCAATTCAACTGTTATATCGAGATCCTACGCAATTAATCTTGGCAGTATTGTTCATTGCGATCGCCATATCGCCTTGGTTATTAGATTGGCTACTCGCTTATTTTTATAATCAACAAGAGTTCTCAAAAGATATCTTACCTAATTACAGCCGGGAAACGCCCCGTGTTTTGCATCGCTACTGCCAACAAAAACATTGGCCATCACCCCAACTACGGATTTTGCCTATAGCTGCACCCATAGCATTTACATATGGTAATTTACCCCGCAACGCCAGAATAGTAGTTAGTCAAGGGTTATTAGAACAGCTTGCAGATGACGAAATTGCTACTATTTACGCCGCCCAACTAGGACAGATTACCAACAGAGATTTTGTCCTCATGTCCTTGGTAATGCTAATTACGCTGCCAATTTACCAGCTTTATCGGCAAATTGCGACATGGGCAGACAAATTTGCCAAAGGTGTATTTCATTGGCCGTTTACTGTTGGCTCTAGTTTAGTTTATCTGCTCTGGTGTGTGCTGACTGGTACGGCTATACTATACTCACGTTTTAGACCTTATCATAGCGATCGCCTAGCTGCTGAAGTTACTGGTAATCCCAATGCTTTGATACGTGCATTGCTAAAAATTAACATCGGCATTGCGACTGATATTAAAAAAGAAGAACAGACTAGTAGTTTATTAGAAAGCTTAAATATCTTATTGCCAGTAAGTTATCAACAAAGCATTTCTTTAGGAAGTATTGCCGGACATCTCAACTTTGAATCGATGTTGATGTGGGATAGTGTTAATCCCTACCGCCGATGGTTGACAATAAATAATACTCATCCTTTAGTTGGCGATCGCATCCGTAAACTCTGCCTCATCGCCCAACATTGGCATATAGATCCAGAAGTCCACATAACTAGTCAACAATCACTCAGCGAAAAGACACTACAAGTCACTCAGCAATCATTCTTATTACAAATCGCCCCTTTTTTAAGCATTCCTGTAGGTTGTGTTTTTGCGGGATTGATTTGGCTAAGTTGGCAAACCGCCTTTACATTGAGGTTTATCAACTTGAAGTGGATTTACGAAGACTTGTCATTCGTTACAGGCTGCTTACTCATCTGCTTCAGCATTGGTGTAATCATCAGGATGAACTCCTTCTTTCCCAACATCAAGCCCAGCAGCGTGCAAACCGACCATCAACTGCCCTACCTGTTAACAAATCCTTCCAGCTTGCCTATAGATAGTATTCCCGTGCAGTTTGTCGGCAGGTTAATAGGTCGTCCAGGGATGAGTAACTTTCTATCCCAAGACTTAATTCTCCAATCCAGCACAGGCTTAGTAAAGCTACACCATGTTTCCTGGCTAGGACAACCAATTAATCCTCAAGATTTAGTTGGTAGGCAGATTATTGTTACAGGTTGGTTCCGCCGAGGTGCAACACCCTGGATCGACATCCAAAGCATCCAAACCCAAAGCGGTAAAACCATTCATAGTCCGCATCCCATCTGGTCTACCGTTTTAGCCGTTGCTGCCCAAGCTTGGGGAGCCTATATTTTCCTCGTTGGGTAG